In one window of Megalopta genalis isolate 19385.01 chromosome 8, iyMegGena1_principal, whole genome shotgun sequence DNA:
- the LOC117225836 gene encoding uncharacterized protein LOC117225836 isoform X1, protein MNRENEEQRPESQTLCGALQKEPNCKCLVLSVLIYGCLAAVTWCRCANVTKYLFQVVINFSKYLIRSTRHVSPCDDGYIYIPVAFMGMLYLVYLVECYHSPIRIDLLHTESQDSVLSKLLQLKSAQPTIWWKAVSYHYVRRKRQITRYRNGDNYTTTQVYYERINTHAATSFYYYDYCGVKDISKELILDPKVPITKINLSKGFAFSNMRSATEFEEARSRFFAEQELRDDYMEMREGLDLGYNPNPTTLVAVLGNPWFTNRYVYWSLSALLLSWPLRVIIEYKTQYADYQITKLFGINYDTPNGSEPIHASMSQQTISQPGSYMLAPSYSEALLMDPVPDSRPAESQDASMTEMVPSYSEALLYQRAEQACIASQAANADSGSSYDLPPRECSCPCHVSTENRASEEGSCSRDEDDGQSNDASRQPLIETTIDVHPPPCSYTIQTETGKCGSCGKYLVEAQLENDPSRDPGTSPLEMTRVVRRDLACGVIPRDMSEPNLRSKPDLAESETRFLRLNGQSLRNILENEQEEELSSDERMEDLSHGGLHVPVDRGKFRFSLCSLDEASSRSRVPIDVGRGAIPKRTTASRSRVISNPMSNDPSALPNSKTYFCLKSILKQNKRRYTLITAKELQNFSNNEEGDNVGRSQARASYHEGCTPALASTSNGPAKLDLLSRSRESLDSAMSRWKKLLEDLPANKSEETPAGFKRENTRTLIFASPIQEVCPGDPFGGKDVIRTRQEVDSTPTDESPSHTVLTQLGRSLARDRKGSRRRFQDFKRQRYSDTSHPSSFSCPPDRQHPYPYAFSASTDAVDTIDFDKNQMSPRVYQQGASFPPYEGPNRNRVAVDQPADPAATETSSKSPSKELTRSLTERRAKPIRNDANLRRSFTGRVEDYRTENNKWPNLNMETSL, encoded by the exons CAGCGGCCAGAGTCCCAAACCCTGTGCGGAGCGTTGCAGAAGGAGCCAAACTGCAAGTGCTTGGTACTTTCTGTGTTAATATACGGCTGCCTTGCCGCAGTGACGTGGTGTAGATGCGCGAATGTCACCAAG TATCTGTTCCAGGTTGTAATCAATTTTTCGAAGTATCTAATTAGAAGCACTAGACACGTGTCCCCGTGCGACGATGGCTACATATACATTCCT GTGGCGTTCATGGGAATGTTGTACCTGGTCTACCTGGTCGAGTGTTACCACTCGCCCATTAGAATCGATCTACTGCACACGGAGAGCCAGGACAGCGTGCTGTCGAAACTGTTGCAGCTGAAGTCCGCCCAACCGACGATCTGGTGGAAAGCCGTCTCTTATCATTACGTGCGCCGGAAACGCCAAATTACCCGGTACAGAAACGGAGACAATTACACGACGACGCAG GTCTACTACGAAAGGATCAACACCCACGCAGCGACGTCCTTTTACTACTACGATTACTGCGGCGTGAAGGACATCAGCAAAGAGCTGATACTGGACCCGAAGGTGCCGATCACGAAGATCAACCTGAGCAAAGGGTTCGCGTTCTCGAACATGAGATCGGCAACAGAGTTCGAGGAAGCCAGGTCCAGATTCTTCGCGGAGCAA GAGTTGAGAGACGACTACATGGAGATGCGGGAGGGTCTCGATCTCGGATACAACCCGAATCCCACGACTCTTGTGGCCGTTCTTGGGAATCCTTGGTTCACGAATCGCTACGTTTACTGGTCCCTTAGCGCTCTGCTGCTCAGCTGGCCCCTGAGAGTGATCATAGAATACAAGACCCAGTACGCGGACTACCAG ATCACCAAGTTGTTCGGCATCAACTACGACACGCCGAACGGGAGCGAGCCGATCCACGCGTCCATGAGCCAGCAGACAATCAGCCAACCGGGATCTTACATGTTAGCACCCAGCTACAGCGAGGCACTGCTGATGGACCCTGTTCCCGATTCGAGGCCCGCCGAGTCTCAGGACGCGAGTATGACGGAAATGGTCCCGAGCTATTCGGAGGCTTTGCTCTACCAACGTGCAGAGCAAGCCTGCATCGCAAGCCAGGCAGCAAACGCGGATTCTGGCAGCAGCTACGACCTGCCGCCGCGCGAGTGTTCCTGTCCTTGTCACGTCTCTACCGAGAATCGGGCCTCGGAGGAAGGGTCCTGTTCGAGGGACGAAGACGACGGCCAGTCGAACGACGCCAGTAGACAGCCCCTGATCGAGACCACGATCGATGTTCACCCTCCGCCGTGCTCGTACACCATTCAAACAGAGACCGGGAAATGTGGAAGTTGCGGAAAGTACTTGGTTGAAGCGCAGTTGGAGAACGACCCCTCCAGAGACCCCGGCACTAGTCCGTTAGAAATGACTAGAGTCGTCAGGAGAGATCTGGCATGCGGCGTGATCCCTAGAGACATGTCCGAGCCGAATCTGAGGAGCAAACCAGACCTCGCAGAGTCTGAGACGAGATTTCTCCGATTGAATGGGCAAAGTTTGAGGAATATACTGGAGAACGAGCAGGAGGAGGAGCTCAGCAGTGATGAGAGGATGGAGGATCTGAGCCACGGAGGATTGCACGTTCCGGTAGATAGAGGAAAATTCAGGTTCTCTTTGTGCTCGTTAGACGAAGCTAGTTCTAGATCCAGAGTCCCGATAGACGTCGGCAGAGGTGCCATACCCAAGAGGACGACTGCCAGTCGAAGTAGAGTAATATCGAATCCTATGTCGAACGACCCTTCTGCGTTGCCCAACTCGAAGACCTACTTCTGTCTGAAGTCGATCCTGAAGCAGAACAAGCGGAGATACACGCTGATCACCGCCAAAGAGCTGCAGAACTTCTCGAACAACGAGGAAGGGGATAATGTAGGGCGAAGCCAAGCTCGAGCCTCGTATCACGAAGGCTGCACACCTGCACTCGCGTCGACGAGCAACGGACCTGCGAAATTGGATCTATTATCGAGGTCCAGGGAGAGTTTAGACAGCGCGATGAGTAGGTGGAAGAAGTTGTTGGAGGATCTGCCTGCGAACAAGAGCGAGGAGACTCCTGCGGGCTTCAAACGCGAGAATACTAG AACTCTGATCTTCGCAAGCCCGATTCAAGAAGTGTGTCCTGGAGACCCATTCGGGGGTAAGGATGTGATTCGAACCAGGCAAGAGGTCGACTCTACTCCAACCGACGAGTCGCCTAGTCACACGGTGCTGACCCAGCTGGGAAGATCGCTAGCCCGCGACCGGAAGGGCTCGAGACGCCGGTTTCAGGACTTCAAACGGCAAAGATACTCGGACACGTCCCATCCGTCCTCTTTCTCCTGTCCGCCCGATCGCCAGCACCCTTATCCCTACGCTTTTTCAGCGTCCACGGACGCGGTAGACACCATCGATTTCGACAAAAACCAGATGTCTCCTAGAGTCTACCAACAGGGAGCTTCTTTCCCACCGTACGAAGGCCCAAATCGCAATAGAGTAGCCGTTGACCAGCCTGCGGACCCGGCGGCGACGGAAACTAGCTCGAAATCACCCAGCAAGGAATTGACTCGCTCGTTGACAGAAAGAAGAGCTAAACCTATTCGAAACGACGCGAATTTACGGAGAAGTTTCACGGGCCGAGTCGAGGACTATCGAACCGAGAACAACAAATGGCCAAATCTGAACATGGAGACTTCGTTATAA
- the LOC117225836 gene encoding uncharacterized protein LOC117225836 isoform X2 — MNRENEEQRPESQTLCGALQKEPNCKCLVLSVLIYGCLAAVTWCRCANVTKVVINFSKYLIRSTRHVSPCDDGYIYIPVAFMGMLYLVYLVECYHSPIRIDLLHTESQDSVLSKLLQLKSAQPTIWWKAVSYHYVRRKRQITRYRNGDNYTTTQVYYERINTHAATSFYYYDYCGVKDISKELILDPKVPITKINLSKGFAFSNMRSATEFEEARSRFFAEQELRDDYMEMREGLDLGYNPNPTTLVAVLGNPWFTNRYVYWSLSALLLSWPLRVIIEYKTQYADYQITKLFGINYDTPNGSEPIHASMSQQTISQPGSYMLAPSYSEALLMDPVPDSRPAESQDASMTEMVPSYSEALLYQRAEQACIASQAANADSGSSYDLPPRECSCPCHVSTENRASEEGSCSRDEDDGQSNDASRQPLIETTIDVHPPPCSYTIQTETGKCGSCGKYLVEAQLENDPSRDPGTSPLEMTRVVRRDLACGVIPRDMSEPNLRSKPDLAESETRFLRLNGQSLRNILENEQEEELSSDERMEDLSHGGLHVPVDRGKFRFSLCSLDEASSRSRVPIDVGRGAIPKRTTASRSRVISNPMSNDPSALPNSKTYFCLKSILKQNKRRYTLITAKELQNFSNNEEGDNVGRSQARASYHEGCTPALASTSNGPAKLDLLSRSRESLDSAMSRWKKLLEDLPANKSEETPAGFKRENTRTLIFASPIQEVCPGDPFGGKDVIRTRQEVDSTPTDESPSHTVLTQLGRSLARDRKGSRRRFQDFKRQRYSDTSHPSSFSCPPDRQHPYPYAFSASTDAVDTIDFDKNQMSPRVYQQGASFPPYEGPNRNRVAVDQPADPAATETSSKSPSKELTRSLTERRAKPIRNDANLRRSFTGRVEDYRTENNKWPNLNMETSL, encoded by the exons CAGCGGCCAGAGTCCCAAACCCTGTGCGGAGCGTTGCAGAAGGAGCCAAACTGCAAGTGCTTGGTACTTTCTGTGTTAATATACGGCTGCCTTGCCGCAGTGACGTGGTGTAGATGCGCGAATGTCACCAAG GTTGTAATCAATTTTTCGAAGTATCTAATTAGAAGCACTAGACACGTGTCCCCGTGCGACGATGGCTACATATACATTCCT GTGGCGTTCATGGGAATGTTGTACCTGGTCTACCTGGTCGAGTGTTACCACTCGCCCATTAGAATCGATCTACTGCACACGGAGAGCCAGGACAGCGTGCTGTCGAAACTGTTGCAGCTGAAGTCCGCCCAACCGACGATCTGGTGGAAAGCCGTCTCTTATCATTACGTGCGCCGGAAACGCCAAATTACCCGGTACAGAAACGGAGACAATTACACGACGACGCAG GTCTACTACGAAAGGATCAACACCCACGCAGCGACGTCCTTTTACTACTACGATTACTGCGGCGTGAAGGACATCAGCAAAGAGCTGATACTGGACCCGAAGGTGCCGATCACGAAGATCAACCTGAGCAAAGGGTTCGCGTTCTCGAACATGAGATCGGCAACAGAGTTCGAGGAAGCCAGGTCCAGATTCTTCGCGGAGCAA GAGTTGAGAGACGACTACATGGAGATGCGGGAGGGTCTCGATCTCGGATACAACCCGAATCCCACGACTCTTGTGGCCGTTCTTGGGAATCCTTGGTTCACGAATCGCTACGTTTACTGGTCCCTTAGCGCTCTGCTGCTCAGCTGGCCCCTGAGAGTGATCATAGAATACAAGACCCAGTACGCGGACTACCAG ATCACCAAGTTGTTCGGCATCAACTACGACACGCCGAACGGGAGCGAGCCGATCCACGCGTCCATGAGCCAGCAGACAATCAGCCAACCGGGATCTTACATGTTAGCACCCAGCTACAGCGAGGCACTGCTGATGGACCCTGTTCCCGATTCGAGGCCCGCCGAGTCTCAGGACGCGAGTATGACGGAAATGGTCCCGAGCTATTCGGAGGCTTTGCTCTACCAACGTGCAGAGCAAGCCTGCATCGCAAGCCAGGCAGCAAACGCGGATTCTGGCAGCAGCTACGACCTGCCGCCGCGCGAGTGTTCCTGTCCTTGTCACGTCTCTACCGAGAATCGGGCCTCGGAGGAAGGGTCCTGTTCGAGGGACGAAGACGACGGCCAGTCGAACGACGCCAGTAGACAGCCCCTGATCGAGACCACGATCGATGTTCACCCTCCGCCGTGCTCGTACACCATTCAAACAGAGACCGGGAAATGTGGAAGTTGCGGAAAGTACTTGGTTGAAGCGCAGTTGGAGAACGACCCCTCCAGAGACCCCGGCACTAGTCCGTTAGAAATGACTAGAGTCGTCAGGAGAGATCTGGCATGCGGCGTGATCCCTAGAGACATGTCCGAGCCGAATCTGAGGAGCAAACCAGACCTCGCAGAGTCTGAGACGAGATTTCTCCGATTGAATGGGCAAAGTTTGAGGAATATACTGGAGAACGAGCAGGAGGAGGAGCTCAGCAGTGATGAGAGGATGGAGGATCTGAGCCACGGAGGATTGCACGTTCCGGTAGATAGAGGAAAATTCAGGTTCTCTTTGTGCTCGTTAGACGAAGCTAGTTCTAGATCCAGAGTCCCGATAGACGTCGGCAGAGGTGCCATACCCAAGAGGACGACTGCCAGTCGAAGTAGAGTAATATCGAATCCTATGTCGAACGACCCTTCTGCGTTGCCCAACTCGAAGACCTACTTCTGTCTGAAGTCGATCCTGAAGCAGAACAAGCGGAGATACACGCTGATCACCGCCAAAGAGCTGCAGAACTTCTCGAACAACGAGGAAGGGGATAATGTAGGGCGAAGCCAAGCTCGAGCCTCGTATCACGAAGGCTGCACACCTGCACTCGCGTCGACGAGCAACGGACCTGCGAAATTGGATCTATTATCGAGGTCCAGGGAGAGTTTAGACAGCGCGATGAGTAGGTGGAAGAAGTTGTTGGAGGATCTGCCTGCGAACAAGAGCGAGGAGACTCCTGCGGGCTTCAAACGCGAGAATACTAG AACTCTGATCTTCGCAAGCCCGATTCAAGAAGTGTGTCCTGGAGACCCATTCGGGGGTAAGGATGTGATTCGAACCAGGCAAGAGGTCGACTCTACTCCAACCGACGAGTCGCCTAGTCACACGGTGCTGACCCAGCTGGGAAGATCGCTAGCCCGCGACCGGAAGGGCTCGAGACGCCGGTTTCAGGACTTCAAACGGCAAAGATACTCGGACACGTCCCATCCGTCCTCTTTCTCCTGTCCGCCCGATCGCCAGCACCCTTATCCCTACGCTTTTTCAGCGTCCACGGACGCGGTAGACACCATCGATTTCGACAAAAACCAGATGTCTCCTAGAGTCTACCAACAGGGAGCTTCTTTCCCACCGTACGAAGGCCCAAATCGCAATAGAGTAGCCGTTGACCAGCCTGCGGACCCGGCGGCGACGGAAACTAGCTCGAAATCACCCAGCAAGGAATTGACTCGCTCGTTGACAGAAAGAAGAGCTAAACCTATTCGAAACGACGCGAATTTACGGAGAAGTTTCACGGGCCGAGTCGAGGACTATCGAACCGAGAACAACAAATGGCCAAATCTGAACATGGAGACTTCGTTATAA
- the LOC117225836 gene encoding uncharacterized protein LOC117225836 isoform X3 has protein sequence MGDRGMVYYERINTHAATSFYYYDYCGVKDISKELILDPKVPITKINLSKGFAFSNMRSATEFEEARSRFFAEQELRDDYMEMREGLDLGYNPNPTTLVAVLGNPWFTNRYVYWSLSALLLSWPLRVIIEYKTQYADYQITKLFGINYDTPNGSEPIHASMSQQTISQPGSYMLAPSYSEALLMDPVPDSRPAESQDASMTEMVPSYSEALLYQRAEQACIASQAANADSGSSYDLPPRECSCPCHVSTENRASEEGSCSRDEDDGQSNDASRQPLIETTIDVHPPPCSYTIQTETGKCGSCGKYLVEAQLENDPSRDPGTSPLEMTRVVRRDLACGVIPRDMSEPNLRSKPDLAESETRFLRLNGQSLRNILENEQEEELSSDERMEDLSHGGLHVPVDRGKFRFSLCSLDEASSRSRVPIDVGRGAIPKRTTASRSRVISNPMSNDPSALPNSKTYFCLKSILKQNKRRYTLITAKELQNFSNNEEGDNVGRSQARASYHEGCTPALASTSNGPAKLDLLSRSRESLDSAMSRWKKLLEDLPANKSEETPAGFKRENTRTLIFASPIQEVCPGDPFGGKDVIRTRQEVDSTPTDESPSHTVLTQLGRSLARDRKGSRRRFQDFKRQRYSDTSHPSSFSCPPDRQHPYPYAFSASTDAVDTIDFDKNQMSPRVYQQGASFPPYEGPNRNRVAVDQPADPAATETSSKSPSKELTRSLTERRAKPIRNDANLRRSFTGRVEDYRTENNKWPNLNMETSL, from the exons ATGGGAGATCGCGGGATG GTCTACTACGAAAGGATCAACACCCACGCAGCGACGTCCTTTTACTACTACGATTACTGCGGCGTGAAGGACATCAGCAAAGAGCTGATACTGGACCCGAAGGTGCCGATCACGAAGATCAACCTGAGCAAAGGGTTCGCGTTCTCGAACATGAGATCGGCAACAGAGTTCGAGGAAGCCAGGTCCAGATTCTTCGCGGAGCAA GAGTTGAGAGACGACTACATGGAGATGCGGGAGGGTCTCGATCTCGGATACAACCCGAATCCCACGACTCTTGTGGCCGTTCTTGGGAATCCTTGGTTCACGAATCGCTACGTTTACTGGTCCCTTAGCGCTCTGCTGCTCAGCTGGCCCCTGAGAGTGATCATAGAATACAAGACCCAGTACGCGGACTACCAG ATCACCAAGTTGTTCGGCATCAACTACGACACGCCGAACGGGAGCGAGCCGATCCACGCGTCCATGAGCCAGCAGACAATCAGCCAACCGGGATCTTACATGTTAGCACCCAGCTACAGCGAGGCACTGCTGATGGACCCTGTTCCCGATTCGAGGCCCGCCGAGTCTCAGGACGCGAGTATGACGGAAATGGTCCCGAGCTATTCGGAGGCTTTGCTCTACCAACGTGCAGAGCAAGCCTGCATCGCAAGCCAGGCAGCAAACGCGGATTCTGGCAGCAGCTACGACCTGCCGCCGCGCGAGTGTTCCTGTCCTTGTCACGTCTCTACCGAGAATCGGGCCTCGGAGGAAGGGTCCTGTTCGAGGGACGAAGACGACGGCCAGTCGAACGACGCCAGTAGACAGCCCCTGATCGAGACCACGATCGATGTTCACCCTCCGCCGTGCTCGTACACCATTCAAACAGAGACCGGGAAATGTGGAAGTTGCGGAAAGTACTTGGTTGAAGCGCAGTTGGAGAACGACCCCTCCAGAGACCCCGGCACTAGTCCGTTAGAAATGACTAGAGTCGTCAGGAGAGATCTGGCATGCGGCGTGATCCCTAGAGACATGTCCGAGCCGAATCTGAGGAGCAAACCAGACCTCGCAGAGTCTGAGACGAGATTTCTCCGATTGAATGGGCAAAGTTTGAGGAATATACTGGAGAACGAGCAGGAGGAGGAGCTCAGCAGTGATGAGAGGATGGAGGATCTGAGCCACGGAGGATTGCACGTTCCGGTAGATAGAGGAAAATTCAGGTTCTCTTTGTGCTCGTTAGACGAAGCTAGTTCTAGATCCAGAGTCCCGATAGACGTCGGCAGAGGTGCCATACCCAAGAGGACGACTGCCAGTCGAAGTAGAGTAATATCGAATCCTATGTCGAACGACCCTTCTGCGTTGCCCAACTCGAAGACCTACTTCTGTCTGAAGTCGATCCTGAAGCAGAACAAGCGGAGATACACGCTGATCACCGCCAAAGAGCTGCAGAACTTCTCGAACAACGAGGAAGGGGATAATGTAGGGCGAAGCCAAGCTCGAGCCTCGTATCACGAAGGCTGCACACCTGCACTCGCGTCGACGAGCAACGGACCTGCGAAATTGGATCTATTATCGAGGTCCAGGGAGAGTTTAGACAGCGCGATGAGTAGGTGGAAGAAGTTGTTGGAGGATCTGCCTGCGAACAAGAGCGAGGAGACTCCTGCGGGCTTCAAACGCGAGAATACTAG AACTCTGATCTTCGCAAGCCCGATTCAAGAAGTGTGTCCTGGAGACCCATTCGGGGGTAAGGATGTGATTCGAACCAGGCAAGAGGTCGACTCTACTCCAACCGACGAGTCGCCTAGTCACACGGTGCTGACCCAGCTGGGAAGATCGCTAGCCCGCGACCGGAAGGGCTCGAGACGCCGGTTTCAGGACTTCAAACGGCAAAGATACTCGGACACGTCCCATCCGTCCTCTTTCTCCTGTCCGCCCGATCGCCAGCACCCTTATCCCTACGCTTTTTCAGCGTCCACGGACGCGGTAGACACCATCGATTTCGACAAAAACCAGATGTCTCCTAGAGTCTACCAACAGGGAGCTTCTTTCCCACCGTACGAAGGCCCAAATCGCAATAGAGTAGCCGTTGACCAGCCTGCGGACCCGGCGGCGACGGAAACTAGCTCGAAATCACCCAGCAAGGAATTGACTCGCTCGTTGACAGAAAGAAGAGCTAAACCTATTCGAAACGACGCGAATTTACGGAGAAGTTTCACGGGCCGAGTCGAGGACTATCGAACCGAGAACAACAAATGGCCAAATCTGAACATGGAGACTTCGTTATAA